The following coding sequences lie in one Lysobacter capsici genomic window:
- the rfbA gene encoding glucose-1-phosphate thymidylyltransferase RfbA, whose amino-acid sequence MNRKGIILAGGSGTRLYPLTQSISKQLLPVYDKPMIYYPLSVLMLAGIREVLIINTPHEQALFKTLLGDGSRWGMKIEYAQQPSPDGLAQAYLIGREFLAGQPSCLVLGDNIFHGPGLTAMLKRADQREHGATVFGYWVRDPERYGVAEFDADRKVVGLEEKPLKPRSNYAVTGLYFYDGRASDFAAKLKPSARGELEITDLNRLYLDEGSLHLEQLGRGYAWLDTGTHQSLLEASNFIETIEARQGLRICCPEEIAWNNGWIDNAQLSELARPLAKNGYGQYLLGLAERGFVP is encoded by the coding sequence ATGAACCGCAAGGGCATCATCCTCGCCGGCGGCTCCGGCACGCGGCTGTATCCGCTGACCCAGAGCATCAGCAAGCAGCTGCTGCCGGTGTACGACAAACCGATGATCTACTACCCGCTTAGCGTGCTGATGCTGGCGGGCATCCGCGAAGTGCTGATCATCAACACCCCGCACGAGCAGGCCTTGTTCAAGACCTTGCTCGGCGACGGGTCGCGCTGGGGGATGAAGATCGAATACGCGCAGCAGCCCAGCCCGGACGGGCTGGCGCAGGCGTATCTGATCGGCCGCGAGTTCCTCGCCGGCCAGCCCAGCTGCCTGGTGCTGGGCGACAACATCTTCCACGGCCCCGGCTTGACCGCGATGCTCAAGCGCGCCGATCAGCGCGAGCACGGCGCGACCGTGTTCGGCTACTGGGTGCGCGACCCGGAGCGCTACGGCGTGGCCGAGTTCGATGCCGACCGCAAGGTTGTCGGCCTGGAGGAAAAACCGCTCAAGCCGCGTTCGAACTACGCCGTCACCGGCCTGTATTTCTACGACGGCCGCGCCAGCGATTTCGCCGCGAAGCTGAAACCCTCGGCGCGCGGCGAACTGGAGATCACCGATCTCAACCGCCTGTACCTGGACGAAGGTTCGCTGCACCTGGAACAGCTCGGCCGCGGTTACGCCTGGCTCGACACCGGCACCCACCAGTCGCTGCTGGAAGCGTCCAACTTCATCGAAACCATCGAAGCGCGCCAGGGCCTGCGCATCTGCTGTCCGGAAGAGATCGCCTGGAACAACGGCTGGATCGACAACGCGCAGTTGAGCGAACTGGCCCGGCCGCTGGCCAAGAACGGCTACGGCCAGTACCTGCTCGGCCTGGCCGAACGCGGCTTCGTGCCTTGA
- the rfbB gene encoding dTDP-glucose 4,6-dehydratase, with amino-acid sequence MPTWLVTGGAGFIGGNFVLDAVRRGIKVVNLDVLTYAGNLDTLSVLDGDARHVFVQGDIGDADLLKRLLAEHRPDAVINFAAESHVDRSIDGPAAFVQTNVVGTLSLLEQVRDYWKALDAPARDGFRFLHVSTDEVYGSLGDSGKFSETTPYAPNSPYSASKAASDHLVRAFHHTYGLPVLTTNCSNNYGPFQFPEKLIPLIIAKALAGEPLPVYGDGLNVRDWLFVGDHCSAIARVLEAGRVGETYNVGGDAERPNIVVVQTICALLDQRRPLADGRARESLITYVKDRPGHDRRYAIDASKLKNELGWTPTLTFEQGIARTVDWYLDNQPWVQRVLDGSYRLERIGQA; translated from the coding sequence GTGCCTACTTGGCTTGTAACCGGCGGCGCCGGTTTCATTGGCGGTAACTTCGTCCTCGATGCGGTCCGGCGCGGAATCAAGGTCGTCAATCTCGATGTCCTGACCTACGCCGGCAACCTCGACACCCTGAGCGTTCTCGATGGCGATGCGCGTCACGTATTCGTCCAGGGCGACATCGGCGACGCGGACCTGCTCAAGCGCCTGCTGGCCGAGCACCGGCCCGACGCGGTGATCAATTTCGCCGCCGAGAGCCATGTCGACCGCTCCATCGACGGCCCGGCCGCGTTCGTGCAGACCAACGTGGTCGGCACCCTGAGCCTGCTCGAGCAGGTGCGCGACTACTGGAAGGCGCTCGATGCGCCGGCGCGCGACGGCTTCCGCTTCCTGCACGTGTCGACCGACGAGGTCTACGGCTCGCTCGGCGACAGCGGCAAGTTCAGCGAGACCACGCCGTACGCGCCCAATTCGCCGTATTCGGCGTCGAAGGCCGCGTCGGATCACCTGGTCCGCGCGTTCCACCACACCTACGGCCTGCCGGTGCTGACCACCAACTGCTCGAACAACTACGGGCCGTTCCAGTTTCCGGAAAAACTCATTCCGCTGATCATCGCCAAGGCCCTGGCCGGCGAGCCGCTGCCGGTCTACGGCGACGGCCTCAACGTACGCGACTGGCTGTTCGTCGGCGACCACTGCTCGGCGATCGCGCGCGTGCTCGAAGCCGGCCGCGTCGGCGAGACCTACAACGTCGGCGGCGACGCCGAGCGTCCCAACATCGTCGTGGTCCAGACCATCTGCGCCTTGCTCGATCAGCGCCGTCCGCTGGCCGACGGTCGCGCGCGCGAGTCGCTGATCACCTACGTCAAGGACCGCCCGGGCCACGATCGCCGCTATGCGATCGACGCGTCCAAGCTCAAGAACGAACTGGGCTGGACTCCGACCCTGACCTTCGAACAAGGCATCGCGCGCACCGTCGACTGGTATCTGGACAACCAGCCGTGGGTGCAGCGCGTGCTCGACGGCAGCTACCGGCTCGAACGCATCGGCCAGGCCTGA
- the rfbC gene encoding dTDP-4-dehydrorhamnose 3,5-epimerase has protein sequence MKIIETDLPGCVIIEPQVFGDARGFFYESFNHDKLAAVGLKPNFVQGNVSSSARGVLRGLHYQWPNPQGKYVSVIEGEVWDVAVDIRRGSPHFGRWTAVVLSGQNKRHFWIPEGFAHGFAVLSERAVFSYLCTHTYDAQADAGVRWDDPDLAVDWPISEPSLSGKDTTAPLLKDIAQDRLPVYMPEQGRP, from the coding sequence TTGAAGATCATCGAAACCGATCTGCCGGGCTGTGTGATCATCGAACCGCAGGTGTTCGGCGACGCGCGCGGTTTTTTCTACGAATCGTTCAATCACGACAAACTGGCGGCGGTGGGTCTGAAGCCCAACTTCGTCCAGGGCAACGTATCGTCCTCGGCGCGCGGCGTGTTGCGCGGCCTGCATTACCAATGGCCGAATCCGCAGGGCAAGTACGTGTCGGTGATCGAAGGCGAAGTGTGGGACGTGGCGGTCGACATCCGCCGCGGTTCGCCGCACTTCGGTCGCTGGACCGCGGTGGTGTTGAGCGGACAGAACAAGCGTCATTTCTGGATTCCCGAAGGCTTCGCCCACGGCTTCGCCGTGCTCAGCGAACGCGCGGTATTCAGTTACCTATGCACCCACACCTACGACGCCCAGGCCGATGCCGGCGTGCGCTGGGACGATCCGGATCTGGCGGTCGACTGGCCGATCAGCGAGCCTTCGCTGTCGGGCAAGGACACCACCGCGCCGCTGCTCAAGGACATCGCGCAAGACCGCCTGCCGGTGTACATGCCAGAACAGGGCCGGCCATGA
- a CDS encoding SDR family oxidoreductase, with protein sequence MQQVPRYAITSLLRGPSPDQDLSWAGFVVMLPCRNNATGAFRSLPWPFPHLARQPWPDHEARMKTTGNTLLITGGTSGIGRALAEAFHDRGNRVIVAGRRRALLDDMTAARPGMVGLCVDLDDPASLSSFASEVRTRFPELNVLIANAGISRSENMAADDWDIADAQAIVQTNILGVLRVTAALLPTLKRQANATIMATSSNLAFLPRADFPSYCASKAFVHSWLQSLRHQLRKVPVEVLELAPPYVRTQLTGTQQAQDPRATPVDAYVAEVMQLLERAEHPRGEVLVERDRARRWAERDGRYEETFAAMNPD encoded by the coding sequence ATGCAACAGGTGCCACGGTACGCCATCACTTCCCTGCTCCGCGGGCCTTCGCCCGATCAAGACCTTTCGTGGGCAGGGTTTGTCGTGATGCTGCCTTGCCGGAACAACGCCACAGGCGCGTTCCGCAGCTTGCCGTGGCCTTTCCCCCATCTGGCCAGACAACCCTGGCCCGACCACGAGGCACGCATGAAAACGACCGGCAACACCCTGCTCATCACCGGCGGCACCAGCGGCATCGGCCGCGCGCTCGCCGAAGCCTTCCACGATCGCGGCAACCGCGTCATCGTCGCCGGCAGGCGACGCGCGCTGCTCGACGATATGACCGCGGCCCGTCCCGGCATGGTCGGCCTGTGCGTCGACCTCGACGATCCAGCCTCGCTGTCCTCGTTCGCGAGCGAGGTTCGAACACGCTTCCCCGAACTCAACGTGCTCATCGCCAACGCCGGTATTTCGCGCAGCGAAAACATGGCCGCGGACGACTGGGACATTGCCGACGCGCAGGCGATCGTACAGACCAATATCCTCGGCGTGCTGCGGGTCACCGCGGCGCTGCTGCCGACGCTGAAACGGCAGGCGAACGCGACGATCATGGCGACCAGCTCCAACCTCGCCTTCCTGCCGCGCGCCGACTTTCCGAGCTACTGCGCCAGCAAGGCATTCGTGCATTCGTGGCTGCAGTCGCTGCGTCATCAACTGCGCAAGGTTCCGGTCGAAGTATTGGAACTCGCGCCACCCTACGTGCGCACGCAGCTCACCGGTACACAGCAGGCCCAGGATCCGCGCGCCACGCCGGTCGACGCCTATGTGGCCGAAGTGATGCAGTTGCTCGAACGCGCAGAGCATCCTCGCGGCGAGGTGCTGGTCGAACGCGACCGCGCGCGGCGATGGGCCGAGCGCGATGGCCGCTACGAAGAAACCTTCGCGGCGATGAATCCGGATTGA